In the Malaya genurostris strain Urasoe2022 chromosome 1, Malgen_1.1, whole genome shotgun sequence genome, one interval contains:
- the LOC131426036 gene encoding E3 ubiquitin-protein ligase Nedd-4-like isoform X2: MAAYPEYGYLAGADELNNEDGACCRLRIKVIAGHQLAKKDIFGASDPYVRIDLNTIAGDENIDSVLTKTKKKTLNPRWDEEFIFRVKPNEHKLVFQVFDENRLTRDDFLGMVELTLSQLPKETADGSPVPNKSYPLRPRRSVGARSKVRGQLDLYHAYVQDLNASGEADWEIIESNNSISSSSNMASGGGAIDVLPSGWEERQDANGRTYYVNHLARSTQWERPTAVLTQSSQDNDMAAAFQRRVHISVDDNITGTDNTGSDSDMPSLVTEEEEQEQEQEQEDVAVDRQEGGRQQVTRSETVDSQSSPVVEAEAGGRNVTDVTEEMALEHPGDDATVVDVLDLDLNLDEQEASSVSLSSEQAAIRLDASLNNSVNSLAMMSAAVPTSDEPVMLRSDSLRSLPTVRVSSPPLLPAALVRSPTRVASMANPSLAGISRRRLPPLRASVLPRQVTVEQEEAPPLPQNIAGLSEDGPSGEDMDHATQNRILQHLSDASRRSSSRSSIGSDSSTRGAISAGGGVTAIGPGAEDEADSGGGGGGVGVSVDSRRISSNNNNDTTDDRSSTRSSTSNENDSSSSSPAGTEAVLPSGWSMQLAPNGRVFFIDHNEKKTSWVDPRTGRASPMPNTPNNSTINDSRRPEDGLAPLPEGWEERVHTDGRIFFIDHNTRTTQWEDPRLSMPNVAGQVVPYSRDYKRKYEYLKGQLRKPANVPNKIEIKVRRASILEDSYRIINSITKVDLLKTKLWIEFEGEAGLDYGGLAREWFYLLSKEMFNPYYGLFEYSAMDNYTLQINPFSGLCNEDHLHYFRFIGRVAGMAVYHGKLLDAFFIRPFYKMMLQKAIDLKDMEAVDMEYYNSLLWIKENDPSELMLTFCVDEETFGYTSQRELKPNGANIEVANENKDEYIKLVIEWRFVARVKDQMQAFLDGFGQIVPLNLLKIFDENELELLMCGIQSIDVKDWKRNTLYKGDYFANHVIIQWFWRAVLSFSNEMRARLLQFVTGTSRVPMNGFKELYGSNGPQMFTIEKWGTPENYPRAHTCFNRLDLPPYESYLALKDRLVKAIEGSQGFAGVD, encoded by the exons aacGAAGATGGCGCTTGCTGCCGTTTGCGGATCAAAGTCATTGCTGGTCATCAGTTAGCTAAGAAGGACATTTTTGGTGCTAG CGACCCGTACGTCCGGATCGATCTGAACACCATTGCTGGGGATGAAAACATCGACTCGGTGCTGACGAAGACCAAAAAGAAAACGCTTAACCCCCGGTGGGACGAAGAGTTCATCTTCCGGGTGAAACCGAACGAGCACAAGCTGGTCTTTCAGGTGTTCGACGAGAACCGGCTGACGCGGGATGACTTTCTCGGTATGGTGGAGCTGACGCTGTCCCAGCTACCGAAGGAGACTGCCGACGGGAGTCCGGTGCCGAACAAAAGCTATCCACTGCGGCCGCGCAGGTCAGTAGG TGCCCGATCGAAGGTGCGCGGTCAGCTGGATCTGTATCATGCCTATGTTCAGGATTTGAATGCATCCGGGGAAGCCGATTGGGAAATCATTGAATCGAATAATTCAATCTCAAGT AGTTCGAATATGGCCAGCGGTGGTGGAGCAATCGACGTGCTACCATCCGGATGGGAGGAACGGCAAGACGCCAACGGACGTACTTACTATGTCAATCACCTGGCCCGATCTACTCAATGGGAGCGACCTACTGCCGT cCTTACACAATCATCACAGGACAACGACATGGCGGCTGCCTTCCAAAGACGTGTTCATATCAGTGTGGACGATAACATAACG GGTACCGACAACACGGGTTCCGATAGCGATATGCCCAGTTTGGTTACCGAGGAAGAGGAACAGGAACAGGAGCAAGAGCAGGAAGACGTTGCTGTCGATCGGCAGGAGGGAGGTCGGCAGCAAGTCACTCGCAGTGAAACGGTTGATTCACAATCGTCGCCAGTCGTCGAAGCTGAGGCTGGTGGCCGCAATGTCACTGATGTCACTGAAGAAATGGCATTGGAACATCCGGGGGACGATGCTACCGTGGTCGATGTGCTGGACCTTGATTTGAACTTGGACGAGCAAGAG GCGAGCTCGGTTAGTCTCAGCTCGGAACAGGCAGCAATTCGTCTTGATGCTTCGTTGAACAATTCAGTCAACTCGTTGGCGATGATGAGCGCAGCTGTCCCCACGAGCGACGAACCGGTGATGCTCCGGTCGGATTCGTTACGTTCGCTGCCGACCGTTCGGGTCAGTTCACCGCCGCTCCTGCCGGCAGCATTGGTTCGTAGTCCAACACGAGTGGCTTCGATGGCGAACCCTTCTCTGGCCGGCATTAGTCGAAG AAGACTTCCACCCCTACGAGCTTCAGTTTTGCCCCGTCAAGTAACCGTCGAACAAGAGGAAGCGCCTCCCCTGCCGCAAAACATTGCCGGACTGAGCGAAGATGGTCCCAGCGGAGAG GATATGGATCACGCAACGCAGAATCGAATTCTGCAGCATTTAAGCGATGCTAGTCGCCGCTCCTCGAGCCGTTCGTCAATCGGTAGTGACAGCAGTACTCGTGGTGCTATTTCCGCTGGCGGTGGTGTGACCGCAATAGGACCAGGAGCCGAGGATGAAGCCGatagtggtggtggtggtggtggagtTGGAGTTTCTGTGGATTCAAGACGTATatccagcaacaacaacaacgacacgACCGACGATCGCTCCTCGACACGTTCCTCTACCTCCAACGAGAACGATTCATCCAGCAGTAGTCCAGCCGGAACGGAAGCCGTTCTCCCATCGGGATGGTCTATGCAGCTTGCACCGAACGGGAGAGTGTTTTTCATCGATCACAACGAGAAGAAGACTTCGTGGGTTGATCCGCGAACCGGTCGAGCTAGTCCGATGCCTAACACACCGAACAATTCCACAATCAATGACTCGAGGCGACCGGAGGATGGTTTGGCGCCATTGCCTGAAGGTTGGGAGGAACGTGTGCATACCGATGGAAGGATTTTCTTCATCGATCACA acaCAAGGACCACTCAGTGGGAAGATCCACGACTTTCGATGCCCAATGTGGCCGGTCAGGTGGTTCCTTACTCCAGAGATTACAAGCGAAAGTACGAGTACCTTAAGGGACAGCTGCGGAAACCG GCTAATGTTCCGAATAAAATCGAGATCAAAGTCCGCCGGGCGTCCATTCTGGAGGACTCCTACCGGATCATCAATTCAATCACCAAGGTTGACCTGCTGAAGACGAAATTGTGGATCGAGTTCGAGGGTGAAGCCGGTCTGGACTACGGCGGACTTGCCCGGGAGTGGTTCTATCTGCTGTCGAAAGAGATGTTCAATCCCTACTACGGATTGTTTGAATACTCAGCTATGGACAACTACACGCTACAGATCAATCCTTTCAGTGGGTTATGCAATGAGGACCATCTTCACTACTTCCG ATTCATCGGACGAGTGGCGGGGATGGCCGTCTACCATGGCAAACTGCTGGATGCGTTCTTCATACGGCCATTCTACAAAATGATGCTCCAGAAAGCGATCGACCTGAAGGACATGGAGGCCGTCGATATGGAGTACTACAATTCGCTGCTCTGGATCAAGGAGAACGACCCGAGCGAACTGATGCTGACGTTCTGCGTCGACGAGGAAACGTTCGGGTACACCAGCCAGCGGGAACTGAAACCCAACGGGGCAAACATTGAGGTGGCGAATGAGAACAAAGACGAGTACATCAAACTGGTGATCGAGTGGCGCTTCGTGGCACGGGTCAAGGATCAGATGCAGGCTTTCCTGGACGGGTTCGGTCAAATCGTTCCACTCAATCTGCTTAAAATATTCGATGAGAACGAACTGGAACTGCTGATGTGCGGCATCCAGAGTATAGACGTGAAGGATTGGAAGCGGAACACGTTGTACAAGGGTGACTATTTCGCAAATCACGTCATCATTCAATGGTTCTGGCGGGCGGTGCTTTCGTTTTCGAACGAGATGCGAGCGCGTCTGTTACAGTTCGTAACCGGAACGAGTCGGGTTCCGATGAACGGATTCAAAGAGCTTTACGGTTCGAACGGGCCGCAAATGTTTACCATCGAGAAGTGGGGAACGCCAGAGAACTATCCTCGGGCGCACACTTG TTTCAATCGCTTGGATTTACCCCCATACGAAAGCTACCTGGCACTGAAAGATCGCTTGGTGAAGGCTATTGAAGGTAGCCAAGGATTCGCAGGAGTGGACTAA
- the LOC131426036 gene encoding E3 ubiquitin-protein ligase Nedd-4-like isoform X3: protein MAAYPEYGYLAGADELNNEDGACCRLRIKVIAGHQLAKKDIFGASDPYVRIDLNTIAGDENIDSVLTKTKKKTLNPRWDEEFIFRVKPNEHKLVFQVFDENRLTRDDFLGMVELTLSQLPKETADGSPVPNKSYPLRPRSARSKVRGQLDLYHAYVQDLNASGEADWEIIESNNSISSSSNMASGGGAIDVLPSGWEERQDANGRTYYVNHLARSTQWERPTAVLTQSSQDNDMAAAFQRRVHISVDDNITGTDNTGSDSDMPSLVTEEEEQEQEQEQEDVAVDRQEGGRQQVTRSETVDSQSSPVVEAEAGGRNVTDVTEEMALEHPGDDATVVDVLDLDLNLDEQEASSVSLSSEQAAIRLDASLNNSVNSLAMMSAAVPTSDEPVMLRSDSLRSLPTVRVSSPPLLPAALVRSPTRVASMANPSLAGISRRRRLPPLRASVLPRQVTVEQEEAPPLPQNIAGLSEDGPSGEDMDHATQNRILQHLSDASRRSSSRSSIGSDSSTRGAISAGGGVTAIGPGAEDEADSGGGGGGVGVSVDSRRISSNNNNDTTDDRSSTRSSTSNENDSSSSSPAGTEAVLPSGWSMQLAPNGRVFFIDHNEKKTSWVDPRTGRASPMPNTPNNSTINDSRRPEDGLAPLPEGWEERVHTDGRIFFIDHNTRTTQWEDPRLSMPNVAGQVVPYSRDYKRKYEYLKGQLRKPANVPNKIEIKVRRASILEDSYRIINSITKVDLLKTKLWIEFEGEAGLDYGGLAREWFYLLSKEMFNPYYGLFEYSAMDNYTLQINPFSGLCNEDHLHYFRFIGRVAGMAVYHGKLLDAFFIRPFYKMMLQKAIDLKDMEAVDMEYYNSLLWIKENDPSELMLTFCVDEETFGYTSQRELKPNGANIEVANENKDEYIKLVIEWRFVARVKDQMQAFLDGFGQIVPLNLLKIFDENELELLMCGIQSIDVKDWKRNTLYKGDYFANHVIIQWFWRAVLSFSNEMRARLLQFVTGTSRVPMNGFKELYGSNGPQMFTIEKWGTPENYPRAHTCFNRLDLPPYESYLALKDRLVKAIEGSQGFAGVD from the exons aacGAAGATGGCGCTTGCTGCCGTTTGCGGATCAAAGTCATTGCTGGTCATCAGTTAGCTAAGAAGGACATTTTTGGTGCTAG CGACCCGTACGTCCGGATCGATCTGAACACCATTGCTGGGGATGAAAACATCGACTCGGTGCTGACGAAGACCAAAAAGAAAACGCTTAACCCCCGGTGGGACGAAGAGTTCATCTTCCGGGTGAAACCGAACGAGCACAAGCTGGTCTTTCAGGTGTTCGACGAGAACCGGCTGACGCGGGATGACTTTCTCGGTATGGTGGAGCTGACGCTGTCCCAGCTACCGAAGGAGACTGCCGACGGGAGTCCGGTGCCGAACAAAAGCTATCCACTGCGGCCGCGCAG TGCCCGATCGAAGGTGCGCGGTCAGCTGGATCTGTATCATGCCTATGTTCAGGATTTGAATGCATCCGGGGAAGCCGATTGGGAAATCATTGAATCGAATAATTCAATCTCAAGT AGTTCGAATATGGCCAGCGGTGGTGGAGCAATCGACGTGCTACCATCCGGATGGGAGGAACGGCAAGACGCCAACGGACGTACTTACTATGTCAATCACCTGGCCCGATCTACTCAATGGGAGCGACCTACTGCCGT cCTTACACAATCATCACAGGACAACGACATGGCGGCTGCCTTCCAAAGACGTGTTCATATCAGTGTGGACGATAACATAACG GGTACCGACAACACGGGTTCCGATAGCGATATGCCCAGTTTGGTTACCGAGGAAGAGGAACAGGAACAGGAGCAAGAGCAGGAAGACGTTGCTGTCGATCGGCAGGAGGGAGGTCGGCAGCAAGTCACTCGCAGTGAAACGGTTGATTCACAATCGTCGCCAGTCGTCGAAGCTGAGGCTGGTGGCCGCAATGTCACTGATGTCACTGAAGAAATGGCATTGGAACATCCGGGGGACGATGCTACCGTGGTCGATGTGCTGGACCTTGATTTGAACTTGGACGAGCAAGAG GCGAGCTCGGTTAGTCTCAGCTCGGAACAGGCAGCAATTCGTCTTGATGCTTCGTTGAACAATTCAGTCAACTCGTTGGCGATGATGAGCGCAGCTGTCCCCACGAGCGACGAACCGGTGATGCTCCGGTCGGATTCGTTACGTTCGCTGCCGACCGTTCGGGTCAGTTCACCGCCGCTCCTGCCGGCAGCATTGGTTCGTAGTCCAACACGAGTGGCTTCGATGGCGAACCCTTCTCTGGCCGGCATTAGTCGAAG AAGAAGACTTCCACCCCTACGAGCTTCAGTTTTGCCCCGTCAAGTAACCGTCGAACAAGAGGAAGCGCCTCCCCTGCCGCAAAACATTGCCGGACTGAGCGAAGATGGTCCCAGCGGAGAG GATATGGATCACGCAACGCAGAATCGAATTCTGCAGCATTTAAGCGATGCTAGTCGCCGCTCCTCGAGCCGTTCGTCAATCGGTAGTGACAGCAGTACTCGTGGTGCTATTTCCGCTGGCGGTGGTGTGACCGCAATAGGACCAGGAGCCGAGGATGAAGCCGatagtggtggtggtggtggtggagtTGGAGTTTCTGTGGATTCAAGACGTATatccagcaacaacaacaacgacacgACCGACGATCGCTCCTCGACACGTTCCTCTACCTCCAACGAGAACGATTCATCCAGCAGTAGTCCAGCCGGAACGGAAGCCGTTCTCCCATCGGGATGGTCTATGCAGCTTGCACCGAACGGGAGAGTGTTTTTCATCGATCACAACGAGAAGAAGACTTCGTGGGTTGATCCGCGAACCGGTCGAGCTAGTCCGATGCCTAACACACCGAACAATTCCACAATCAATGACTCGAGGCGACCGGAGGATGGTTTGGCGCCATTGCCTGAAGGTTGGGAGGAACGTGTGCATACCGATGGAAGGATTTTCTTCATCGATCACA acaCAAGGACCACTCAGTGGGAAGATCCACGACTTTCGATGCCCAATGTGGCCGGTCAGGTGGTTCCTTACTCCAGAGATTACAAGCGAAAGTACGAGTACCTTAAGGGACAGCTGCGGAAACCG GCTAATGTTCCGAATAAAATCGAGATCAAAGTCCGCCGGGCGTCCATTCTGGAGGACTCCTACCGGATCATCAATTCAATCACCAAGGTTGACCTGCTGAAGACGAAATTGTGGATCGAGTTCGAGGGTGAAGCCGGTCTGGACTACGGCGGACTTGCCCGGGAGTGGTTCTATCTGCTGTCGAAAGAGATGTTCAATCCCTACTACGGATTGTTTGAATACTCAGCTATGGACAACTACACGCTACAGATCAATCCTTTCAGTGGGTTATGCAATGAGGACCATCTTCACTACTTCCG ATTCATCGGACGAGTGGCGGGGATGGCCGTCTACCATGGCAAACTGCTGGATGCGTTCTTCATACGGCCATTCTACAAAATGATGCTCCAGAAAGCGATCGACCTGAAGGACATGGAGGCCGTCGATATGGAGTACTACAATTCGCTGCTCTGGATCAAGGAGAACGACCCGAGCGAACTGATGCTGACGTTCTGCGTCGACGAGGAAACGTTCGGGTACACCAGCCAGCGGGAACTGAAACCCAACGGGGCAAACATTGAGGTGGCGAATGAGAACAAAGACGAGTACATCAAACTGGTGATCGAGTGGCGCTTCGTGGCACGGGTCAAGGATCAGATGCAGGCTTTCCTGGACGGGTTCGGTCAAATCGTTCCACTCAATCTGCTTAAAATATTCGATGAGAACGAACTGGAACTGCTGATGTGCGGCATCCAGAGTATAGACGTGAAGGATTGGAAGCGGAACACGTTGTACAAGGGTGACTATTTCGCAAATCACGTCATCATTCAATGGTTCTGGCGGGCGGTGCTTTCGTTTTCGAACGAGATGCGAGCGCGTCTGTTACAGTTCGTAACCGGAACGAGTCGGGTTCCGATGAACGGATTCAAAGAGCTTTACGGTTCGAACGGGCCGCAAATGTTTACCATCGAGAAGTGGGGAACGCCAGAGAACTATCCTCGGGCGCACACTTG TTTCAATCGCTTGGATTTACCCCCATACGAAAGCTACCTGGCACTGAAAGATCGCTTGGTGAAGGCTATTGAAGGTAGCCAAGGATTCGCAGGAGTGGACTAA
- the LOC131426036 gene encoding E3 ubiquitin-protein ligase Nedd-4-like isoform X1, with product MAAYPEYGYLAGADELNNEDGACCRLRIKVIAGHQLAKKDIFGASDPYVRIDLNTIAGDENIDSVLTKTKKKTLNPRWDEEFIFRVKPNEHKLVFQVFDENRLTRDDFLGMVELTLSQLPKETADGSPVPNKSYPLRPRRSVGARSKVRGQLDLYHAYVQDLNASGEADWEIIESNNSISSSSNMASGGGAIDVLPSGWEERQDANGRTYYVNHLARSTQWERPTAVLTQSSQDNDMAAAFQRRVHISVDDNITGTDNTGSDSDMPSLVTEEEEQEQEQEQEDVAVDRQEGGRQQVTRSETVDSQSSPVVEAEAGGRNVTDVTEEMALEHPGDDATVVDVLDLDLNLDEQEASSVSLSSEQAAIRLDASLNNSVNSLAMMSAAVPTSDEPVMLRSDSLRSLPTVRVSSPPLLPAALVRSPTRVASMANPSLAGISRRRRLPPLRASVLPRQVTVEQEEAPPLPQNIAGLSEDGPSGEDMDHATQNRILQHLSDASRRSSSRSSIGSDSSTRGAISAGGGVTAIGPGAEDEADSGGGGGGVGVSVDSRRISSNNNNDTTDDRSSTRSSTSNENDSSSSSPAGTEAVLPSGWSMQLAPNGRVFFIDHNEKKTSWVDPRTGRASPMPNTPNNSTINDSRRPEDGLAPLPEGWEERVHTDGRIFFIDHNTRTTQWEDPRLSMPNVAGQVVPYSRDYKRKYEYLKGQLRKPANVPNKIEIKVRRASILEDSYRIINSITKVDLLKTKLWIEFEGEAGLDYGGLAREWFYLLSKEMFNPYYGLFEYSAMDNYTLQINPFSGLCNEDHLHYFRFIGRVAGMAVYHGKLLDAFFIRPFYKMMLQKAIDLKDMEAVDMEYYNSLLWIKENDPSELMLTFCVDEETFGYTSQRELKPNGANIEVANENKDEYIKLVIEWRFVARVKDQMQAFLDGFGQIVPLNLLKIFDENELELLMCGIQSIDVKDWKRNTLYKGDYFANHVIIQWFWRAVLSFSNEMRARLLQFVTGTSRVPMNGFKELYGSNGPQMFTIEKWGTPENYPRAHTCFNRLDLPPYESYLALKDRLVKAIEGSQGFAGVD from the exons aacGAAGATGGCGCTTGCTGCCGTTTGCGGATCAAAGTCATTGCTGGTCATCAGTTAGCTAAGAAGGACATTTTTGGTGCTAG CGACCCGTACGTCCGGATCGATCTGAACACCATTGCTGGGGATGAAAACATCGACTCGGTGCTGACGAAGACCAAAAAGAAAACGCTTAACCCCCGGTGGGACGAAGAGTTCATCTTCCGGGTGAAACCGAACGAGCACAAGCTGGTCTTTCAGGTGTTCGACGAGAACCGGCTGACGCGGGATGACTTTCTCGGTATGGTGGAGCTGACGCTGTCCCAGCTACCGAAGGAGACTGCCGACGGGAGTCCGGTGCCGAACAAAAGCTATCCACTGCGGCCGCGCAGGTCAGTAGG TGCCCGATCGAAGGTGCGCGGTCAGCTGGATCTGTATCATGCCTATGTTCAGGATTTGAATGCATCCGGGGAAGCCGATTGGGAAATCATTGAATCGAATAATTCAATCTCAAGT AGTTCGAATATGGCCAGCGGTGGTGGAGCAATCGACGTGCTACCATCCGGATGGGAGGAACGGCAAGACGCCAACGGACGTACTTACTATGTCAATCACCTGGCCCGATCTACTCAATGGGAGCGACCTACTGCCGT cCTTACACAATCATCACAGGACAACGACATGGCGGCTGCCTTCCAAAGACGTGTTCATATCAGTGTGGACGATAACATAACG GGTACCGACAACACGGGTTCCGATAGCGATATGCCCAGTTTGGTTACCGAGGAAGAGGAACAGGAACAGGAGCAAGAGCAGGAAGACGTTGCTGTCGATCGGCAGGAGGGAGGTCGGCAGCAAGTCACTCGCAGTGAAACGGTTGATTCACAATCGTCGCCAGTCGTCGAAGCTGAGGCTGGTGGCCGCAATGTCACTGATGTCACTGAAGAAATGGCATTGGAACATCCGGGGGACGATGCTACCGTGGTCGATGTGCTGGACCTTGATTTGAACTTGGACGAGCAAGAG GCGAGCTCGGTTAGTCTCAGCTCGGAACAGGCAGCAATTCGTCTTGATGCTTCGTTGAACAATTCAGTCAACTCGTTGGCGATGATGAGCGCAGCTGTCCCCACGAGCGACGAACCGGTGATGCTCCGGTCGGATTCGTTACGTTCGCTGCCGACCGTTCGGGTCAGTTCACCGCCGCTCCTGCCGGCAGCATTGGTTCGTAGTCCAACACGAGTGGCTTCGATGGCGAACCCTTCTCTGGCCGGCATTAGTCGAAG AAGAAGACTTCCACCCCTACGAGCTTCAGTTTTGCCCCGTCAAGTAACCGTCGAACAAGAGGAAGCGCCTCCCCTGCCGCAAAACATTGCCGGACTGAGCGAAGATGGTCCCAGCGGAGAG GATATGGATCACGCAACGCAGAATCGAATTCTGCAGCATTTAAGCGATGCTAGTCGCCGCTCCTCGAGCCGTTCGTCAATCGGTAGTGACAGCAGTACTCGTGGTGCTATTTCCGCTGGCGGTGGTGTGACCGCAATAGGACCAGGAGCCGAGGATGAAGCCGatagtggtggtggtggtggtggagtTGGAGTTTCTGTGGATTCAAGACGTATatccagcaacaacaacaacgacacgACCGACGATCGCTCCTCGACACGTTCCTCTACCTCCAACGAGAACGATTCATCCAGCAGTAGTCCAGCCGGAACGGAAGCCGTTCTCCCATCGGGATGGTCTATGCAGCTTGCACCGAACGGGAGAGTGTTTTTCATCGATCACAACGAGAAGAAGACTTCGTGGGTTGATCCGCGAACCGGTCGAGCTAGTCCGATGCCTAACACACCGAACAATTCCACAATCAATGACTCGAGGCGACCGGAGGATGGTTTGGCGCCATTGCCTGAAGGTTGGGAGGAACGTGTGCATACCGATGGAAGGATTTTCTTCATCGATCACA acaCAAGGACCACTCAGTGGGAAGATCCACGACTTTCGATGCCCAATGTGGCCGGTCAGGTGGTTCCTTACTCCAGAGATTACAAGCGAAAGTACGAGTACCTTAAGGGACAGCTGCGGAAACCG GCTAATGTTCCGAATAAAATCGAGATCAAAGTCCGCCGGGCGTCCATTCTGGAGGACTCCTACCGGATCATCAATTCAATCACCAAGGTTGACCTGCTGAAGACGAAATTGTGGATCGAGTTCGAGGGTGAAGCCGGTCTGGACTACGGCGGACTTGCCCGGGAGTGGTTCTATCTGCTGTCGAAAGAGATGTTCAATCCCTACTACGGATTGTTTGAATACTCAGCTATGGACAACTACACGCTACAGATCAATCCTTTCAGTGGGTTATGCAATGAGGACCATCTTCACTACTTCCG ATTCATCGGACGAGTGGCGGGGATGGCCGTCTACCATGGCAAACTGCTGGATGCGTTCTTCATACGGCCATTCTACAAAATGATGCTCCAGAAAGCGATCGACCTGAAGGACATGGAGGCCGTCGATATGGAGTACTACAATTCGCTGCTCTGGATCAAGGAGAACGACCCGAGCGAACTGATGCTGACGTTCTGCGTCGACGAGGAAACGTTCGGGTACACCAGCCAGCGGGAACTGAAACCCAACGGGGCAAACATTGAGGTGGCGAATGAGAACAAAGACGAGTACATCAAACTGGTGATCGAGTGGCGCTTCGTGGCACGGGTCAAGGATCAGATGCAGGCTTTCCTGGACGGGTTCGGTCAAATCGTTCCACTCAATCTGCTTAAAATATTCGATGAGAACGAACTGGAACTGCTGATGTGCGGCATCCAGAGTATAGACGTGAAGGATTGGAAGCGGAACACGTTGTACAAGGGTGACTATTTCGCAAATCACGTCATCATTCAATGGTTCTGGCGGGCGGTGCTTTCGTTTTCGAACGAGATGCGAGCGCGTCTGTTACAGTTCGTAACCGGAACGAGTCGGGTTCCGATGAACGGATTCAAAGAGCTTTACGGTTCGAACGGGCCGCAAATGTTTACCATCGAGAAGTGGGGAACGCCAGAGAACTATCCTCGGGCGCACACTTG TTTCAATCGCTTGGATTTACCCCCATACGAAAGCTACCTGGCACTGAAAGATCGCTTGGTGAAGGCTATTGAAGGTAGCCAAGGATTCGCAGGAGTGGACTAA